The Desulfosporosinus acidiphilus SJ4 genome has a window encoding:
- a CDS encoding ABC transporter transmembrane domain-containing protein: MLLFKDLMWFFKLEKKSYITGIIVLVLVAFLNLFPPYVVRVIVDEVTRGVLTPRSLLQWTLLLIGNGVAVYALRFTWRLMIFGAASRLSKVLRKRLFDHFTLMSPQFYQKYRTGDLMAHATNDIQAIEMTAGMGVLTFVDSLTTGGLVIISMAVFISWKLTLITLLPMPIMAWATSRYGTMLHKRFHRAQAAFSDLNDKVLENINGVRVVKAFGEEKAELEAFRKLSEDVVEKNLEVAKVDALFDPTIQLIIGISFFLALIFGSIDVINDRLTFGQLTQFTIYLGQFIWPMLAFGWLFNILERGRASYDRVDTLLKIDQKIMEKENALSRFNNGDVIFEKASFSYPGVSTSVLRNISVRVRQGQTLGIVGKTGSGKTTFLRLLLREFDLSGGALQIGGISVYDVTLESLRGKIGYVPQDHFLFSTSIAENIALGKPAASLEEIHDAAAIADIHNDVLSFPEGYDTLVGDRGVTLSGGQKQRISIARALLLEPEILILDDSLSAVDAKTEKSILQSLRKMRVQKTTFISSHRLSAVEEADLIIVLKDGQISEEGSHSELMALNGWYASTYRSQQLESLIEEGGEL; this comes from the coding sequence ATGCTTCTTTTTAAAGACCTGATGTGGTTTTTTAAGTTAGAGAAAAAAAGCTACATAACAGGGATTATTGTACTGGTTCTTGTCGCCTTTCTTAATTTATTCCCACCCTATGTTGTTCGGGTTATTGTCGATGAAGTTACCCGCGGAGTTCTAACGCCGAGATCGCTGCTTCAATGGACATTGTTGCTAATAGGGAACGGTGTGGCCGTCTATGCTTTACGTTTCACCTGGCGACTTATGATTTTTGGTGCTGCTAGCCGGTTGAGCAAAGTACTTAGAAAACGGCTTTTTGATCACTTCACCCTTATGTCCCCGCAATTTTATCAAAAGTATCGTACCGGGGATTTAATGGCTCATGCAACTAATGACATTCAAGCCATTGAAATGACAGCGGGTATGGGGGTATTGACCTTTGTGGACTCCCTGACAACCGGCGGATTAGTGATTATCTCGATGGCTGTCTTTATCAGTTGGAAACTCACCTTAATAACGCTGCTGCCTATGCCCATAATGGCTTGGGCTACCAGCCGCTACGGGACGATGCTTCATAAACGATTTCACCGGGCCCAGGCAGCTTTTTCCGACCTTAATGATAAAGTTCTGGAGAATATTAACGGAGTGAGAGTGGTAAAAGCCTTCGGAGAAGAAAAGGCTGAATTGGAAGCTTTTCGCAAGTTGTCCGAAGATGTCGTAGAGAAGAATCTTGAGGTTGCCAAAGTTGATGCCCTCTTTGATCCTACAATCCAACTAATTATCGGGATTTCTTTTTTTCTCGCTCTTATTTTTGGCTCAATCGATGTAATTAACGACAGATTGACCTTTGGACAGCTTACTCAGTTCACGATTTATTTAGGTCAATTTATCTGGCCTATGCTGGCTTTCGGCTGGCTGTTTAATATTCTCGAACGGGGCAGAGCGTCATATGACCGGGTTGATACGTTATTGAAGATCGATCAGAAAATCATGGAAAAGGAGAACGCTCTCTCTCGATTCAACAATGGTGATGTCATTTTTGAAAAGGCATCCTTTAGTTATCCCGGAGTTAGTACTTCGGTGCTGCGAAACATATCAGTCCGGGTACGGCAGGGGCAAACTCTGGGGATTGTCGGTAAAACAGGAAGCGGGAAGACTACGTTTTTACGTCTTCTTTTGCGTGAATTTGATCTTAGCGGTGGTGCTCTTCAAATCGGAGGAATTTCTGTCTATGATGTAACTCTCGAATCATTACGCGGTAAAATTGGCTATGTACCCCAAGATCATTTCCTATTCTCAACGTCTATTGCTGAAAATATTGCTTTAGGTAAACCTGCGGCATCTTTAGAGGAAATTCATGATGCGGCGGCAATTGCCGATATCCATAATGATGTTCTCAGTTTTCCTGAAGGGTATGACACCTTGGTTGGGGACAGAGGGGTGACACTTTCCGGTGGACAAAAACAAAGAATATCAATTGCCAGGGCACTTTTATTGGAACCGGAAATTCTCATCTTAGATGATTCGTTATCCGCAGTCGATGCCAAAACGGAAAAATCCATTTTGCAAAGTCTGCGCAAAATGAGAGTTCAAAAAACCACGTTTATATCGTCACATCGTCTAAGTGCTGTCGAAGAGGCGGATCTGATTATCGTTCTTAAAGACGGTCAAATCAGCGAAGAGGGTTCCCATTCGGAATTGATGGCCCTTAACGGTTGGTATGCCTCCACTTATCGAAGTCAACAACTTGAATCGTTGATTGAAGAAGGGGGGGAGCTTTAA
- a CDS encoding ABC transporter ATP-binding protein, with translation MIEVMNCNLAYVQGTTMVKIYTDFNLKIEPGESLVLIGPSGCGKSTLLYLLAGLLIPSGGEIKIWGEPLKKTRQKTAIILQEYGLFPWLNVEQNVRLGLKVRHQPKRIYQNIVSEIIHKMGLSEVRHHFPSQLSGGQKQRVALARALTLKPDLLLMDEPLSALDALTRERLQELLLGIWQEEKLTTVLVTHSIEEAVFLGSRILVLKNGRPTEIVGEILNPLVGQKSYRQTPEFFEKATYIRSLLEGGAAE, from the coding sequence GTGATTGAAGTGATGAATTGTAATCTTGCCTATGTTCAAGGAACAACAATGGTCAAGATCTATACAGATTTTAATTTAAAAATTGAGCCGGGTGAAAGCCTTGTACTCATTGGCCCCTCCGGATGCGGAAAAAGCACGCTTCTTTATCTGCTTGCAGGATTATTAATCCCCTCCGGGGGAGAAATTAAAATCTGGGGAGAGCCTTTAAAGAAAACCCGCCAAAAGACAGCCATCATCCTTCAAGAATATGGACTCTTTCCTTGGCTTAATGTTGAGCAAAACGTTCGGCTAGGCTTGAAGGTGCGGCATCAACCTAAAAGAATCTATCAAAACATTGTCTCTGAAATAATTCACAAAATGGGCCTGTCCGAAGTCCGTCATCATTTTCCCAGTCAATTAAGCGGTGGTCAAAAACAGCGGGTGGCTTTGGCAAGGGCCTTAACTCTCAAGCCAGATTTGCTTTTGATGGATGAACCTTTGTCGGCTCTCGACGCTCTTACACGTGAGCGTTTGCAGGAACTATTGTTGGGAATTTGGCAAGAGGAAAAACTGACAACGGTTCTAGTGACACACAGTATCGAGGAGGCTGTTTTTCTGGGAAGCCGTATTTTAGTTCTCAAAAATGGACGCCCCACCGAAATTGTAGGAGAAATTCTAAATCCTCTTGTGGGACAAAAGAGTTACAGGCAAACCCCTGAGTTTTTTGAAAAGGCAACCTACATTCGTTCTCTTTTAGAAGGGGGAGCGGCAGAATGA
- a CDS encoding ABC transporter substrate-binding protein: protein MRKNSIWFKVIPLILGLALVLSGCGTSTSTTAKQTSAQTSAPVKIGVLPIEDNLPFYVAEKDGLFAKEGVQVQLVSFSSAVERDTALQAGQIDGEVADLVAVALLKKIGTDVKIATIGLGATPQEGRFAILSSPKSNIRNLKELKGAKLGISENSIIDYVSDQMLSDKGVQLSDVQKVSIPKMPVRLDMLLSDQINAACLPDPLASLAQAKGAHLVADDTYRNISQTVLLFRTKSIQDNPTGVKAAVQVYGLAGQALSTHPEQYRSLFLEKAQVPAPIQQSYKTPTFSKLQLPTQEEVNSVMKWMVNKKLIPQAYSYQDLVDKSLLP from the coding sequence ATGAGAAAAAACAGTATTTGGTTTAAAGTAATACCTTTAATCCTAGGATTAGCATTAGTACTGTCCGGGTGCGGCACCTCAACATCAACGACTGCGAAACAAACATCAGCTCAAACCAGTGCCCCCGTGAAAATCGGTGTTCTGCCCATTGAGGACAATCTTCCTTTCTATGTTGCTGAAAAAGACGGGCTCTTTGCTAAAGAAGGAGTTCAAGTTCAATTGGTGAGCTTTTCTAGTGCTGTGGAACGTGACACAGCTTTACAGGCCGGTCAAATCGATGGTGAAGTTGCCGATTTAGTGGCTGTTGCACTGTTAAAGAAAATTGGAACAGATGTAAAAATTGCAACCATCGGTCTTGGTGCCACTCCTCAGGAAGGTCGCTTCGCCATTCTATCATCACCGAAGTCCAACATTCGAAATCTCAAGGAACTAAAAGGTGCTAAATTAGGAATATCCGAGAACTCCATTATTGACTATGTCAGTGACCAGATGCTCAGTGACAAAGGGGTTCAGTTAAGCGATGTTCAAAAGGTGTCTATCCCTAAGATGCCCGTACGTTTGGACATGCTCCTTTCAGACCAAATCAATGCTGCTTGTTTGCCGGACCCTTTAGCATCGTTAGCCCAAGCGAAAGGGGCCCATTTAGTCGCAGACGATACTTATCGTAATATCTCACAAACAGTACTCTTGTTCAGAACGAAAAGCATTCAAGATAATCCGACAGGCGTTAAAGCCGCGGTTCAAGTTTATGGTTTAGCAGGACAAGCCTTAAGTACCCATCCTGAACAATATCGAAGTTTATTTTTAGAAAAAGCTCAAGTGCCTGCCCCTATTCAACAAAGCTACAAAACTCCAACCTTTTCAAAACTTCAATTACCTACTCAAGAGGAAGTTAACAGCGTTATGAAATGGATGGTAAATAAAAAGCTTATTCCCCAAGCATATAGTTACCAAGATTTAGTAGACAAAAGCCTTTTGCCCTAA
- a CDS encoding PepSY domain-containing protein, with the protein MASLISMAFFLQITASPVLAAEQASGTTIPVVVSPVMSLPTISLEKAIEIVKHNFDIPSDLTNFTSNFSTSDDRQAWSLHWNNTDKPGDFMAEVNAVNGDIISINNWKDETSTTSSSISVVTKEDARKICDTLLNRLLGQRAQNMKLLNNDQQIVPINTYGPVTYNFQYQRLVNDIPFTANGANVQVSGSDGHIISYNLNWSDVKFPDSKDVISETQAKEAFTASPFFKLQYWTPEPYRILSAGQKLNAKLVYQLVSPSGGAIDALTGEPLTLNSGDWLAETSMSGGMGGKGDAAGSASSAAQNLTPQEQREVANTAKLLKQDEAIAAVKRWISIPDELTLRSANLSTDWRSADNRVWSFDWFNANRDNSEGQAQYMSARIDASTGELLGFNRSYQSTAKSDSKLDKTAMQKIAENFLQKVQPNKFSQVTLDTADSPEQMKIAEPVGTGSFIYHRVVNGIDFPNNIMAIRVEPSDGTITNYDLNWSNLDFPNSSGILTKDQAVEAFLKNRPMTLTYVRIFSNGIPGDVRLVYLPKAKDQSNQSFNILDAMSGELLNFQGETVDQGPQPYEFSDITGVVGEQEISALGEAGLFGDFGSSFKPNEKMTLGSLLRAMYLSRYGVWQYASLSDSEIITRAKDQGWLKENLQPKDQVSRDLLCKILLRFLQLNKLAELKNIYQVNFQDSSDIPTADLGYVAVATGTGIVQVKGQSFAPNEVVDRAEAAGDLFRALTWRS; encoded by the coding sequence ATGGCAAGCCTTATATCTATGGCATTTTTTCTGCAAATAACAGCTTCACCGGTTCTCGCTGCTGAACAGGCTTCAGGGACAACGATACCGGTTGTTGTTTCCCCAGTAATGTCATTGCCGACAATTTCTTTAGAAAAGGCCATCGAGATTGTTAAACATAATTTTGACATACCGAGTGATCTAACGAATTTTACCTCAAATTTCAGTACCAGTGATGACCGGCAAGCCTGGTCCCTGCATTGGAATAATACTGATAAACCCGGGGATTTCATGGCTGAGGTAAATGCCGTCAATGGTGATATTATTAGTATTAACAACTGGAAAGATGAAACCTCAACGACAAGTTCGAGCATCTCTGTTGTAACGAAAGAAGATGCTCGGAAAATTTGTGATACGCTTTTGAACCGGCTCCTGGGGCAACGGGCTCAAAATATGAAATTGCTGAATAATGATCAACAGATTGTACCAATCAATACCTATGGACCGGTTACTTACAACTTTCAGTATCAGCGGCTCGTCAATGATATTCCTTTTACAGCGAATGGTGCTAATGTCCAGGTCTCAGGCAGTGATGGACACATTATCTCCTACAATCTCAACTGGAGTGATGTTAAGTTTCCAGACAGTAAAGATGTAATCAGTGAAACTCAGGCTAAAGAAGCCTTTACTGCATCACCTTTCTTTAAACTACAATATTGGACACCGGAACCTTACCGAATCTTGAGTGCCGGTCAAAAACTAAATGCCAAACTTGTTTATCAATTAGTCAGCCCAAGCGGGGGAGCAATCGATGCCTTGACCGGTGAACCGCTTACGCTAAATTCCGGAGATTGGCTTGCTGAGACATCTATGAGCGGCGGTATGGGCGGCAAAGGTGACGCGGCCGGTTCGGCTTCGAGTGCCGCTCAAAATTTAACTCCTCAGGAACAGCGTGAGGTGGCTAATACAGCCAAGCTTCTGAAACAAGATGAAGCTATTGCGGCAGTGAAACGCTGGATTAGTATTCCCGATGAATTAACACTGCGCAGCGCCAACTTGAGTACAGACTGGCGAAGCGCGGATAATCGTGTCTGGAGTTTTGATTGGTTCAACGCGAATCGGGATAACTCAGAAGGCCAAGCTCAATATATGAGTGCCAGAATTGATGCGTCAACGGGAGAATTACTGGGATTCAACCGCTCCTATCAATCTACGGCTAAAAGTGATTCGAAACTGGACAAAACAGCAATGCAAAAAATAGCAGAAAATTTTTTGCAAAAAGTTCAGCCTAATAAGTTCAGCCAAGTAACGTTGGATACAGCAGACAGCCCTGAGCAGATGAAAATAGCTGAACCTGTCGGTACAGGAAGTTTCATCTATCATCGCGTGGTAAACGGGATTGACTTTCCGAATAATATAATGGCGATTCGTGTAGAACCTTCTGACGGAACCATTACCAACTACGATTTAAACTGGTCTAATCTTGATTTTCCGAACTCCTCCGGAATATTAACTAAAGATCAGGCAGTTGAAGCCTTTCTAAAGAATCGCCCGATGACTTTGACCTATGTTCGAATTTTTTCAAATGGTATTCCCGGAGATGTGCGTTTAGTTTATCTTCCTAAGGCAAAAGATCAAAGCAATCAATCGTTTAATATTCTTGATGCCATGAGCGGTGAATTGCTGAATTTTCAAGGGGAAACGGTTGACCAAGGGCCACAGCCATACGAATTTTCCGATATCACAGGAGTTGTAGGTGAGCAAGAGATATCAGCTCTTGGAGAAGCAGGATTATTTGGGGATTTTGGCAGTAGTTTTAAACCTAATGAGAAAATGACTCTTGGTTCTCTCTTAAGAGCTATGTATCTCAGCCGTTACGGCGTTTGGCAATATGCATCTTTATCCGACTCAGAGATAATCACCCGGGCTAAAGATCAAGGTTGGCTAAAGGAAAACCTGCAACCAAAGGATCAAGTCAGCCGCGACTTATTATGCAAGATACTTCTGCGTTTTCTGCAGCTTAATAAATTAGCTGAATTGAAGAATATTTATCAGGTTAATTTCCAAGATAGTTCGGATATTCCGACGGCTGATTTAGGGTACGTTGCCGTGGCAACTGGCACAGGGATTGTACAAGTCAAAGGTCAAAGCTTTGCTCCCAACGAAGTTGTGGATCGTGCTGAAGCTGCGGGGGATTTATTCAGAGCACTGACTTGGCGCAGTTAA
- a CDS encoding carbonic anhydrase, with the protein MKRKSSYIVLVLFNLAILLNGCHQSSLPQPVTPSVDQNSQVQQTSAMPVYQRKEMITSPAEALQLLLNGNQRFKSGKVLNKDFSADKRSDLLQKGQHPFAAIISCSDSRVPPELLFDQALGDLFVIRVAGNVITPAELGSVEYAVDHLKVPLVLVLGHEGCGAVTAAVEGGEAKGSLSAVIDKITPSVHTATSYGLKGNIFLETCVDLNIHNSVLDIQKSPVIKEYLNTKQIQIVGAKYDLDQGKVSILN; encoded by the coding sequence ATGAAACGGAAATCTTCTTACATAGTTTTAGTCCTGTTTAATCTCGCAATCCTTCTGAACGGTTGCCATCAATCGTCACTTCCTCAGCCCGTTACCCCCTCAGTTGACCAAAATTCTCAAGTGCAACAAACATCAGCAATGCCCGTCTATCAACGCAAGGAGATGATAACTTCTCCGGCAGAAGCACTGCAACTTCTTTTGAATGGTAACCAACGCTTCAAATCGGGAAAGGTCTTAAATAAAGATTTTAGTGCCGACAAGCGTTCTGACTTATTGCAGAAGGGGCAGCATCCTTTTGCGGCGATTATTAGCTGCTCAGATTCACGCGTACCGCCGGAATTGTTATTTGACCAAGCTCTAGGCGATCTATTTGTCATTCGCGTCGCGGGGAATGTCATAACTCCCGCTGAATTAGGGAGTGTGGAGTATGCCGTTGATCATCTAAAGGTGCCTTTAGTCTTAGTACTTGGCCATGAAGGCTGCGGGGCTGTCACTGCTGCCGTAGAAGGAGGAGAAGCGAAAGGCAGCCTATCTGCTGTAATTGATAAAATAACACCCTCTGTCCATACAGCAACGTCTTATGGTCTAAAGGGAAACATATTCCTTGAGACATGTGTTGACTTGAATATCCATAATTCAGTTCTTGATATTCAAAAGAGTCCTGTGATTAAAGAGTATTTAAATACAAAACAGATACAAATTGTTGGCGCTAAATATGATTTAGACCAAGGAAAGGTGTCAATTCTTAACTAA
- a CDS encoding DsrE family protein has translation MEKFLFVLSRGLEDPVRATRAFQLAKVAKEKGHEVNIFLVDDAVSYAILGLADGVMAPTGDNAKQYLDYLISQDVSFYVCTPCARTRLFGEDQFIKGAKLSTAGHLIDMAAESKVFTF, from the coding sequence ATGGAAAAATTTCTATTTGTGCTAAGCCGTGGACTTGAGGACCCTGTACGGGCCACTAGGGCTTTTCAACTGGCGAAGGTAGCCAAAGAAAAAGGGCATGAAGTAAATATTTTCTTAGTTGATGATGCGGTTTCTTACGCGATTTTGGGATTGGCAGATGGAGTTATGGCACCCACAGGGGATAATGCCAAGCAATACCTTGACTATCTGATAAGTCAAGATGTCTCGTTTTACGTTTGCACTCCCTGTGCGCGTACTAGACTTTTTGGAGAAGATCAATTTATTAAAGGCGCAAAATTATCGACAGCGGGTCATCTGATTGATATGGCAGCGGAATCTAAAGTATTTACATTTTAA
- a CDS encoding M20/M25/M40 family metallo-hydrolase, with amino-acid sequence MPNRKRLIAEFLELVKIDSPGRQERQIADLLKERLVQFGMEVYEDQAGKAIGGNCGNVFGYLRGNLPEAPVLLLSAHMDTVEPSQNIEPLQTEGIISSAGATILGADDKSGIVPILEALRVIKEQNIPHGDIQVVFSIAEEGGLNGSKNLDSTKLKANLGFVLDSSGAPGRIILEAPGQDRINVSIKGRASHAGIVPEEGINAIVAASKAIANVPCGRLDEETTANVGTIRGGLATNIVAENVEIACESRSRDLNKLEKLTEEICKIFQNSAEEMGASAEIKVQRLYSPFKLSQESQIAVLAANAAKAAGLTPEFIATGGGSDANNYNSYGVPSLVLSTGMGKIHTTDEYILEEDLVRTTQFVIEIIKAVSSQTKDFAMIK; translated from the coding sequence ATGCCCAATCGCAAGCGATTGATAGCAGAATTCTTGGAACTGGTTAAAATTGATTCCCCAGGGCGTCAGGAGAGACAAATTGCCGATCTTCTTAAAGAACGTTTGGTGCAGTTTGGCATGGAGGTTTATGAAGATCAGGCGGGGAAAGCAATCGGCGGTAACTGCGGCAATGTTTTTGGCTATTTGCGAGGTAATCTCCCCGAAGCGCCCGTCTTATTATTATCGGCACATATGGATACGGTAGAACCCAGTCAAAATATAGAACCCCTTCAGACAGAAGGGATCATCAGCTCTGCCGGGGCGACGATCTTAGGGGCAGATGATAAGTCCGGCATTGTACCTATTTTAGAGGCTTTGCGAGTTATCAAGGAACAGAATATTCCTCACGGGGATATCCAAGTAGTTTTTAGTATTGCCGAAGAAGGAGGTCTTAATGGCTCCAAAAACCTCGATTCAACAAAATTAAAAGCAAATTTAGGTTTTGTGCTGGATTCCAGCGGGGCACCGGGAAGAATTATTCTGGAAGCTCCGGGGCAGGACAGAATTAATGTGTCCATTAAAGGCAGGGCATCTCATGCAGGAATTGTTCCCGAAGAAGGGATTAATGCCATTGTGGCTGCGTCTAAGGCGATCGCCAACGTCCCCTGTGGTCGTCTTGATGAAGAGACAACAGCTAATGTCGGCACTATACGAGGCGGTTTAGCAACAAATATTGTAGCGGAAAATGTAGAGATTGCTTGTGAATCGAGAAGTCGGGATTTAAATAAACTCGAGAAATTAACTGAAGAGATCTGTAAAATCTTTCAAAATTCAGCGGAAGAAATGGGCGCTTCGGCAGAGATCAAGGTTCAGAGATTATATTCCCCGTTTAAACTAAGCCAAGAATCACAAATTGCTGTTTTAGCTGCAAATGCGGCAAAGGCTGCAGGACTAACTCCTGAATTTATCGCTACCGGTGGTGGTAGTGACGCTAATAATTACAATAGTTACGGAGTTCCCAGCCTTGTTTTGTCTACAGGCATGGGAAAGATTCATACAACGGATGAATACATCCTTGAAGAGGATCTGGTTAGGACCACTCAATTCGTCATCGAAATTATAAAAGCTGTGAGTTCACAGACTAAAGATTTCGCGATGATAAAATAG
- a CDS encoding ABC transporter permease yields the protein MKQGRRTFQNQLLGYLGAGIFLLALWQYGAWILKSPLLPTPEAAFRATQRLLQGNLGTHLWISTYRVLASTLISLFLGLPLGLIMGFESKIDRFLAPLIYLLYPIPKIVFLPLILLFLGLGDQSKIFLITLIVFFQILVTTRDSVRKIPSETISSLRSLGGSRGQIYRYVLLPASLPDVLTSLRLSMGTAIAVLFFAESFATTKGLGYFIMDAWSRAAPDEMFAGIIMMAVLGVGLFIIVDLLEMVLCRWQHVNKNPN from the coding sequence ATGAAGCAGGGCCGGAGAACCTTTCAAAATCAGCTCCTGGGTTACTTAGGAGCCGGGATATTTCTGCTGGCTCTTTGGCAGTATGGTGCCTGGATTCTAAAGTCACCTCTCTTGCCGACACCCGAAGCAGCTTTCAGAGCAACACAACGCTTATTGCAGGGGAATCTTGGAACTCACCTTTGGATTAGTACCTATCGAGTTTTGGCTTCAACTTTAATTTCTTTGTTTCTAGGGCTTCCCTTAGGACTCATCATGGGATTTGAAAGCAAAATAGACCGTTTTTTAGCTCCGTTGATTTATCTTCTTTATCCAATCCCAAAAATAGTCTTTCTGCCTTTAATTCTTTTATTTCTTGGCTTGGGTGATCAATCTAAGATATTTCTGATTACCTTGATCGTCTTTTTTCAGATTCTGGTTACTACCCGGGATTCGGTCCGCAAAATCCCGTCTGAAACAATTTCCTCACTGCGTTCTCTAGGAGGCAGCCGAGGACAGATCTATCGCTATGTTTTGCTGCCTGCAAGTTTGCCTGATGTACTGACTTCCCTGCGTCTCAGTATGGGAACAGCTATTGCCGTTTTATTCTTTGCCGAATCCTTTGCAACCACAAAAGGTCTGGGTTATTTCATCATGGACGCATGGAGCCGGGCGGCACCGGATGAAATGTTTGCAGGAATCATTATGATGGCTGTCTTGGGAGTCGGACTATTCATCATCGTCGATTTGCTTGAGATGGTTTTATGCCGCTGGCAGCATGTCAATAAGAACCCTAATTAA
- the ytxJ gene encoding bacillithiol system redox-active protein YtxJ yields the protein MTEIRELSSLQEFEAVLNESYQQEVLLFKHSTQCPISARAWQEIQKFARQAPEQVQVAVIKVIESRSVSNQAERDLGIKHESPQILLIRNKKVVWHTSHQAVTLENILRALQENA from the coding sequence ATGACTGAAATAAGAGAATTGTCATCGCTTCAAGAATTTGAAGCCGTTTTAAATGAATCTTATCAGCAAGAAGTTCTCCTGTTTAAGCACAGCACTCAATGTCCGATAAGTGCTCGTGCTTGGCAAGAGATCCAAAAATTCGCCCGGCAAGCCCCGGAGCAAGTTCAAGTAGCTGTCATTAAAGTAATTGAATCACGGTCGGTTTCCAATCAAGCGGAAAGGGACTTAGGAATCAAGCATGAATCTCCTCAAATACTTCTAATTAGAAATAAGAAAGTTGTTTGGCACACTTCGCATCAAGCAGTCACCTTAGAAAATATACTTCGGGCCCTGCAAGAAAACGCATAA